In a single window of the Bacillus mycoides genome:
- a CDS encoding aromatic acid exporter family protein, whose translation MFKIGYRTVKTALGTGAAVFIAQLLGLEFYSSAGILVILCVQNTKRKSVQVSLHRFLACVLSMVFAFCIFETIGYTPLAISVLLLTFIPTAVMCKIQEGIVTSSVIVMHLYSLKQITWSIVGNEIVILTIGISVALLVNMYMPSSENKLKEYQGKIEEHFRTILFEMVVYLRNRDSNWSGAELIETEMMLKEAKDLSFKKLENEFMREDDYYYRYFDMRMQQFEILERMIPLAASLSWTYEQADMIADVIENIGNSIRPESTGVISLRQLQEMREVFREMPLPVSREEFEIRAKLVQLVYEMEQYLLIKSRFKGKDNIKELI comes from the coding sequence ATGTTTAAAATTGGATATAGAACAGTGAAAACAGCGCTTGGAACGGGAGCGGCAGTTTTTATTGCTCAGTTATTAGGATTAGAATTTTATAGTTCAGCTGGTATTTTAGTCATTTTATGTGTGCAAAATACGAAACGAAAATCCGTTCAAGTATCGTTGCACCGTTTTTTAGCTTGTGTATTATCGATGGTATTTGCGTTTTGTATTTTTGAAACGATTGGTTATACACCACTAGCGATTAGCGTATTACTGCTTACCTTTATTCCAACTGCAGTTATGTGCAAAATTCAAGAAGGGATTGTCACGAGTTCGGTTATCGTTATGCATCTGTATTCATTAAAGCAAATTACATGGTCTATAGTTGGTAATGAAATTGTTATATTAACGATTGGAATTAGTGTCGCTTTATTAGTAAACATGTACATGCCAAGCAGTGAGAATAAACTGAAAGAGTATCAAGGAAAAATAGAAGAGCATTTCAGAACGATTTTGTTTGAAATGGTCGTTTATTTACGGAATCGAGATAGTAATTGGAGTGGGGCCGAATTAATTGAAACAGAAATGATGCTGAAAGAAGCGAAAGATTTATCATTTAAAAAACTTGAGAATGAATTTATGCGTGAAGATGACTATTATTATCGGTATTTTGATATGCGTATGCAACAATTTGAAATTTTGGAGCGCATGATACCATTAGCTGCATCACTATCTTGGACGTATGAACAAGCTGATATGATTGCAGACGTAATTGAAAATATAGGGAATTCTATTCGACCTGAAAGTACAGGGGTCATTTCGTTAAGACAACTTCAAGAAATGCGAGAAGTATTTAGAGAAATGCCTTTACCAGTCTCGCGAGAAGAATTTGAAATACGTGCAAAACTTGTTCAACTTGTTTATGAGATGGAGCAATATTTACTCATTAAAAGTCGTTTTAAGGGAAAGGATAATATAAAAGAACTTATTTAG
- a CDS encoding L,D-transpeptidase → MPYLLSLLLCLSLSPIWPLGDNPRAGDPFIIVNKATNKLAYIDDGKIQKVFPVATGKTNELTPEGTFDIVLKAKDPYYIAKDIPGGSPKNPLGSRWMGFNARGTDGSKYGIHGTNQPSSIGKYISQGCIRMKKHDVEYLFDRIPIGTKVSIVKSKKTFQQLAKEKGAIVFGKVNETVGFFFYYKLS, encoded by the coding sequence ATGCCGTATCTTCTTTCTTTATTATTATGTCTTTCTCTATCACCGATCTGGCCTCTTGGTGATAACCCACGTGCTGGAGATCCTTTTATAATTGTAAATAAAGCAACGAATAAACTAGCTTACATCGATGATGGGAAGATCCAAAAGGTTTTTCCAGTAGCGACAGGGAAAACAAATGAATTAACCCCAGAAGGAACTTTTGACATTGTATTGAAGGCGAAGGATCCCTATTATATTGCGAAGGATATTCCTGGGGGCTCTCCAAAAAATCCACTTGGATCGAGGTGGATGGGATTTAATGCAAGAGGAACGGATGGAAGTAAGTATGGGATACACGGGACAAACCAGCCTAGTTCAATTGGAAAATATATTTCGCAAGGATGTATAAGAATGAAGAAACATGATGTGGAATATTTGTTTGATCGTATTCCAATTGGAACGAAAGTATCGATTGTGAAATCGAAAAAAACATTTCAGCAATTGGCGAAGGAAAAAGGGGCCATAGTATTTGGAAAAGTCAACGAAACGGTTGGCTTTTTCTTTTATTATAAGTTGTCTTGA
- a CDS encoding DUF3894 domain-containing protein, translating into MYLNPKISYMQFCVGFLFVITFILATFNICSYVVAIVFMALLNLTFVIGAFQQKQYTSFVIALVMAFSFSIVAIVIYIK; encoded by the coding sequence ATGTATTTAAATCCAAAAATTTCTTACATGCAGTTTTGTGTTGGTTTTCTATTTGTTATTACATTCATATTGGCAACTTTTAATATATGTTCTTACGTTGTAGCGATTGTATTTATGGCATTACTCAATCTTACTTTTGTTATTGGGGCATTTCAGCAGAAACAATATACAAGTTTTGTAATAGCACTTGTAATGGCCTTTTCCTTTAGCATTGTAGCAATTGTAATATATATAAAATAA
- the prli42 gene encoding stressosome-associated protein Prli42, translating into MHKKAQKIMVYIMLISMLVTTLLTGASMFW; encoded by the coding sequence ATGCATAAAAAAGCTCAAAAAATTATGGTTTATATAATGCTAATTTCTATGCTTGTAACAACATTACTTACTGGCGCAAGTATGTTTTGGTAA
- a CDS encoding GNAT family N-acetyltransferase has product MMKIYETDRLHLREIDESYAEKVLQYYDKNREFLKAWEEYRPEGFFTLDYQKKKLQKDRKEFAEGKIIRLWIFKKGDDTKIIGCISFNLIVRGIYQSCVLGYKLDKEELNKGYTTEALRKAIQVTFEEFHLHRIEAPIMPRNLASIQVVTKIGFQYEGVSRKMLMVNGIWEDHMRWVLLNE; this is encoded by the coding sequence ATGATGAAAATATACGAGACAGATCGTTTACATTTAAGAGAAATTGATGAGTCGTATGCGGAAAAAGTTCTTCAATATTACGACAAAAATCGTGAATTTTTAAAAGCGTGGGAAGAGTATAGACCGGAGGGGTTTTTCACGTTAGATTATCAAAAGAAAAAGTTACAAAAGGATAGAAAAGAGTTCGCGGAAGGCAAGATTATCAGGCTTTGGATTTTTAAAAAGGGTGATGATACAAAAATTATTGGATGTATTTCATTTAATCTAATTGTTCGCGGAATTTATCAATCTTGTGTACTCGGTTATAAATTAGATAAGGAAGAATTGAATAAAGGTTACACAACAGAAGCGCTTAGAAAAGCAATTCAAGTTACCTTTGAAGAATTTCATTTACATCGTATAGAAGCACCAATTATGCCACGAAATTTAGCATCTATACAAGTAGTGACGAAGATAGGATTTCAATATGAAGGTGTATCTCGAAAAATGCTAATGGTAAATGGCATCTGGGAAGATCATATGCGCTGGGTATTGTTAAACGAGTAA
- a CDS encoding tripeptidase T, which yields MINQERLVNEFMELVQVDSETKFEAEICKVLTEKFTALGVEVFEDDTMGVTGHGAGNLICTLPATKDGVDTIYFTSHMDTVVPGNGIKPSIKDGYIVSDGTTILGADDKAGLASMFEAIRVLKEKNIPHGKIEFIITVGEESGLIGAKALDRERITAKYGYALDSDGKVGEIVVAAPTQAKVNAIIRGKTAHAGVAPEKGVSAITIAAKAIAKMPLGRIDSETTANIGRFEGGTQTNIVCDHVQIFAEARSLINEKMEAQVAKMKEAFETTAKEMGGHADVEVKVMYPGFKFAAGDHVVEVAKRAAENIGRTPSLHQSGGGSDANVIAGHGIPTVNLAVGYEEIHTTNEKIPVEELAKTAELVVAIIEEVAK from the coding sequence ATGATTAATCAAGAACGTTTAGTAAATGAATTTATGGAGTTAGTACAAGTAGATTCTGAAACAAAATTTGAAGCAGAAATTTGCAAAGTGTTAACAGAGAAATTTACTGCTTTAGGTGTAGAAGTATTTGAGGATGACACGATGGGTGTGACTGGTCATGGTGCAGGTAACTTAATTTGTACTTTACCAGCAACAAAAGACGGTGTTGATACAATTTATTTCACTTCTCATATGGATACAGTAGTTCCTGGTAATGGAATTAAGCCTTCTATTAAAGATGGATATATCGTATCAGATGGTACTACAATTTTAGGAGCCGATGACAAAGCTGGATTAGCATCTATGTTTGAAGCAATTCGTGTCTTAAAAGAGAAAAACATTCCTCATGGTAAAATTGAATTTATTATTACAGTTGGAGAAGAATCTGGTCTTATTGGCGCAAAAGCGTTAGATCGCGAGCGCATTACAGCAAAATATGGTTATGCATTAGATAGTGATGGAAAAGTTGGTGAAATTGTAGTTGCAGCGCCAACACAAGCGAAAGTGAATGCGATTATTCGCGGGAAAACAGCTCATGCTGGCGTAGCACCAGAAAAAGGTGTATCTGCAATTACTATCGCAGCAAAAGCAATCGCAAAGATGCCACTTGGTCGTATCGATTCTGAAACAACTGCAAATATTGGACGTTTTGAAGGTGGTACACAAACAAATATCGTTTGCGATCATGTTCAAATCTTTGCAGAAGCTCGTTCTTTAATAAATGAGAAAATGGAAGCACAAGTTGCAAAAATGAAAGAAGCATTTGAAACAACTGCAAAAGAAATGGGTGGTCATGCAGACGTTGAAGTAAAAGTTATGTATCCAGGATTTAAGTTTGCTGCTGGCGATCACGTTGTAGAAGTTGCGAAACGTGCAGCTGAAAACATTGGTCGTACGCCTTCTCTTCACCAAAGTGGTGGCGGAAGTGATGCGAACGTAATCGCAGGACATGGTATCCCAACAGTTAACTTAGCAGTTGGTTATGAAGAAATTCATACAACAAATGAAAAAATTCCTGTTGAAGAATTAGCGAAAACAGCAGAATTAGTTGTAGCTATTATCGAAGAAGTAGCGAAGTAA
- a CDS encoding DNA polymerase IV: MREMYPKNGRVILHVDMNCFFASVEIAHDPSLQGKPLAIAGNEKERKGIIITCSYEAREYGIRTTMPLWEAKRLCPQLVVRHPNFTLYREASFQMFQILSRFTEKIQPFSIDEGYLDITDCYALGSPLEIAKMIQQALLTELQLPCSIGIAPNLFLAKTASDMKKPLGITVLRKRDIPEIIWPRSVAEMHGIGEKTAEKLKDIHIHTIEQLAKGDEHIIRAKIGKHGVDLQKRAKGMDDREVDPNQMGQHKSVGNSMTFSKDMDEEKELLDMLERLSKSVSKRLQKRTLVSYNIQIMIKYHDRRTVTRSKQLKNAIWEERVIFQAASRLWKQHWDGDSVRLLGVTATELEWKTESVKQLDLFSFEEDAKEEPLLAVIDQINEKYGTPLLQRGSQLLRKQEKSFQQKLENKFM; this comes from the coding sequence ATGCGAGAAATGTATCCGAAAAATGGACGTGTTATTTTACATGTAGATATGAATTGTTTTTTCGCATCTGTCGAAATTGCTCATGACCCATCATTACAAGGAAAGCCATTAGCGATTGCGGGGAATGAAAAAGAGAGAAAAGGGATTATCATAACATGTAGTTATGAGGCGAGAGAATATGGAATACGTACGACGATGCCTCTATGGGAAGCGAAGCGATTATGCCCGCAATTAGTTGTGAGGCACCCTAATTTTACATTATATCGAGAAGCTTCATTTCAAATGTTTCAAATTCTTTCCCGTTTTACAGAAAAAATACAACCGTTTTCTATAGATGAAGGGTATTTGGATATTACAGATTGCTATGCGCTCGGTTCGCCTCTTGAAATAGCGAAGATGATTCAACAAGCGTTACTAACAGAGTTACAGCTTCCATGTAGCATTGGGATTGCCCCAAACCTTTTCCTAGCAAAGACTGCTTCAGATATGAAAAAACCTCTTGGAATTACAGTACTTCGAAAACGCGATATCCCAGAAATTATTTGGCCACGATCAGTTGCAGAGATGCATGGAATCGGAGAGAAAACAGCTGAAAAACTAAAAGACATTCATATACATACAATTGAACAGTTAGCAAAAGGAGACGAGCATATCATTCGCGCTAAAATTGGAAAGCACGGTGTTGATTTACAAAAACGTGCAAAAGGTATGGATGACAGGGAAGTTGATCCGAATCAAATGGGACAACATAAAAGCGTTGGAAATTCGATGACTTTCTCAAAGGATATGGACGAAGAAAAAGAATTACTTGATATGTTAGAAAGATTATCGAAATCAGTAAGCAAACGGCTACAAAAACGAACTCTCGTTAGTTATAACATTCAAATTATGATTAAATACCATGATCGTCGCACGGTAACACGGAGTAAACAATTGAAAAATGCAATATGGGAAGAACGGGTTATTTTCCAAGCAGCATCACGTTTATGGAAGCAACACTGGGATGGTGATTCTGTTCGTCTGTTAGGTGTTACAGCTACTGAATTAGAGTGGAAGACAGAATCAGTGAAACAGTTAGATTTGTTTTCATTCGAAGAAGATGCGAAAGAAGAGCCGTTACTTGCTGTTATTGATCAAATTAATGAAAAGTATGGAACACCTCTTTTACAGAGAGGTAGTCAATTATTACGTAAGCAAGAAAAGTCGTTTCAGCAAAAATTAGAAAATAAGTTTATGTAG
- the mgtA gene encoding magnesium-translocating P-type ATPase codes for MLNLQKQETKHAYDQDSMKANNELLVEVATQDVNSALKLLETTQDGLSKQEASRRLSLYGPNEIAHNKTLLWYIQFLLAFKNPFIFVLLALGALSFFTDDIQGTIVVSVMVLLSATIRFLQEFRSQKAADKLKAMVRTTASVFRIDGFVHETKNVTNLNRNYTTEIPIEELVPGDIISLSAGDIVPADVRILSAKDLFVNQSSLTGEALPVEKYENCYHTENKHILPKNMKKNYNPLDMENLCFMGTNIVSGSAKAVVVSTSTDTYFGSLAKKVIGKRAETNFDKGVNKVSWLLITFMLIMAPIVLLINGFTKGDWQEAFFFAIAVAVGLTPEMLPMIVTANLAKGAVNMSKQKVIVKQLNSIQNLGAMNILCTDKTGTLTEDKVVLVRHLDPNGNECDRVLHFAYLNSFYQTGLKNLIDKAVIEHTEENHKFDPSAFQKLDEIPFDFARRRMSVIVKNILGEHTMVCKGAVEEILSICNYTEVDGQIVPLTEEMRVNVKHLSETLNSEGMRVIAVAYKNDNKPYHKAYAVQDESAMILTGYIGFLDPPKPSAASAIQALQKHGVQVKILTGDNEIVTKKVCKEVGLNIGEPVLGYEIDSLPDKTLATLAEETTVFAKLNPMQKSRIIRVLQGNGHTVGYMGDGINDAVALRDADVGISVDTATDIAKESSDIILLEKSLTILEAGILEGRTTFGNILKYIKMTASSNFGNVFSVLVASAFIPFLPMLAIHLLIQNLLYDISQLSIPWDKMDKEFLEKPRKWDTANLRNFIICIGPISSIFDIITFVVMWNVFGANTPGEQSLFQSGWFVVGLLTQTLIVHMIRTQKIPFIQSTASIPVLVLTACIMAIGIYIPFSPLGAAIGLQALPLSYFPWLIGILLGYAFLTQFLKKLYIKKFHSWL; via the coding sequence ATGTTAAATTTACAAAAACAAGAAACGAAGCATGCTTACGATCAAGATAGCATGAAAGCAAATAACGAATTATTAGTGGAAGTTGCAACACAGGATGTAAACTCTGCGTTAAAACTCTTAGAAACAACACAAGATGGACTCTCTAAACAAGAAGCGTCTCGTAGACTTTCTTTATATGGTCCGAACGAAATCGCTCATAATAAAACATTGCTGTGGTACATTCAATTTCTGCTGGCATTTAAAAATCCATTTATTTTTGTTTTGTTAGCTCTTGGAGCACTCTCTTTTTTCACAGATGATATACAAGGAACAATTGTCGTATCTGTAATGGTACTGCTAAGTGCAACGATTCGCTTTTTACAAGAATTCCGCTCTCAGAAAGCGGCGGATAAGTTAAAGGCTATGGTTCGAACAACTGCGAGTGTCTTTAGAATAGATGGATTTGTACACGAAACAAAAAACGTAACAAATTTAAATCGAAATTACACAACAGAAATTCCAATTGAAGAACTTGTACCTGGCGATATTATTTCACTTTCAGCTGGTGATATCGTGCCAGCTGATGTGCGTATTTTATCCGCAAAAGATTTATTTGTTAATCAGTCTTCTTTAACCGGGGAAGCACTTCCTGTAGAAAAATACGAAAACTGCTACCATACGGAAAATAAACATATATTACCGAAAAACATGAAAAAAAATTACAATCCGCTCGATATGGAAAACCTTTGCTTTATGGGTACAAATATTGTTAGCGGTAGCGCAAAAGCTGTTGTTGTTTCAACTAGTACGGATACGTATTTCGGCTCTTTAGCAAAAAAGGTTATCGGAAAACGTGCAGAAACAAACTTTGATAAGGGCGTAAACAAAGTAAGTTGGCTCTTAATCACATTCATGCTTATTATGGCACCCATTGTCCTTCTCATTAATGGATTCACAAAAGGAGATTGGCAAGAAGCTTTTTTCTTTGCTATTGCTGTTGCAGTTGGCCTTACACCTGAAATGCTGCCAATGATTGTAACTGCTAATTTAGCTAAAGGCGCCGTGAACATGTCTAAACAAAAAGTAATTGTAAAACAGCTCAACTCAATTCAAAACTTAGGTGCTATGAACATTCTTTGCACAGATAAAACTGGAACTTTAACAGAAGATAAAGTTGTCCTAGTTCGTCATTTAGATCCTAACGGAAATGAATGCGATCGTGTATTACACTTTGCCTATTTAAATAGCTTCTATCAAACTGGATTGAAAAATTTAATAGATAAAGCTGTTATTGAACATACAGAGGAGAACCATAAATTTGATCCATCAGCTTTTCAAAAGCTAGATGAAATTCCATTCGATTTTGCTCGGCGTCGCATGTCTGTCATCGTGAAAAATATTTTAGGTGAACATACAATGGTTTGTAAAGGTGCCGTAGAAGAAATTTTATCAATTTGTAACTACACTGAAGTTGATGGACAAATTGTCCCTCTCACTGAAGAAATGAGAGTAAATGTAAAACATCTCAGCGAAACTTTAAATAGTGAAGGAATGCGTGTCATCGCTGTAGCATACAAGAACGATAACAAACCTTATCATAAAGCTTATGCAGTACAAGATGAATCCGCTATGATCCTTACTGGATATATCGGCTTTTTAGATCCACCTAAACCATCTGCTGCTTCTGCAATTCAAGCATTGCAAAAACATGGCGTACAAGTGAAAATCTTAACAGGCGATAACGAAATTGTTACAAAAAAAGTTTGTAAAGAAGTGGGATTAAATATAGGTGAGCCTGTCCTCGGTTACGAAATTGATTCTTTACCAGATAAAACATTAGCAACACTGGCAGAAGAAACAACAGTGTTCGCAAAACTAAATCCAATGCAAAAGTCCCGCATCATTCGCGTATTGCAAGGTAATGGTCATACTGTAGGTTATATGGGGGATGGTATTAACGATGCCGTTGCACTACGTGATGCTGATGTTGGAATATCTGTTGATACTGCTACTGACATTGCAAAAGAATCTTCCGATATTATTTTACTTGAAAAAAGTTTAACTATATTAGAAGCAGGTATTTTAGAAGGACGCACTACTTTCGGCAATATTTTAAAATATATAAAAATGACAGCTAGCTCTAACTTTGGAAATGTATTTAGTGTATTAGTGGCAAGTGCTTTCATTCCATTTTTACCGATGCTTGCAATTCATCTCTTAATTCAAAACTTACTTTATGATATTTCACAGCTTTCAATTCCATGGGATAAAATGGATAAGGAATTTCTAGAGAAGCCTAGAAAATGGGATACTGCAAACTTGCGTAACTTCATTATTTGCATCGGTCCAATTAGCTCTATATTCGATATTATCACATTCGTTGTCATGTGGAATGTGTTCGGTGCAAATACACCTGGAGAACAATCGCTATTCCAATCTGGTTGGTTTGTCGTTGGATTGCTAACTCAAACATTAATTGTCCATATGATTAGAACACAGAAAATTCCGTTCATTCAAAGTACAGCATCAATACCAGTTCTTGTATTAACCGCTTGTATTATGGCAATCGGAATTTACATTCCATTCTCACCACTTGGTGCAGCAATTGGTTTACAAGCATTGCCACTAAGCTACTTCCCGTGGCTCATAGGAATATTATTAGGTTATGCTTTCTTAACACAATTCCTGAAAAAGCTTTATATTAAAAAATTCCATAGCTGGTTGTAA
- a CDS encoding DUF3932 family protein produces MKEVFRLQTDFSSSFDRWVSSFVSDHPAQLEWTTLKELIHEYTTSHTNETLPTYISSALTYYAQRVSTTSNSEIVIFENPTIS; encoded by the coding sequence ATGAAAGAAGTATTTCGTTTACAAACTGATTTTTCATCTTCATTTGATCGCTGGGTAAGTTCTTTCGTTTCTGATCACCCAGCACAATTAGAATGGACGACTTTAAAAGAATTAATCCATGAATATACAACATCACATACAAATGAGACGTTACCAACATATATTTCTTCAGCTTTAACATATTACGCACAACGCGTTTCAACAACAAGTAACTCAGAAATTGTTATTTTTGAAAATCCTACAATCTCATAA